A single region of the Accipiter gentilis chromosome 6, bAccGen1.1, whole genome shotgun sequence genome encodes:
- the RTN4RL1 gene encoding reticulon-4 receptor-like 1 yields the protein MLRQGGFAELLLVLLGLKVPGTLGCPTDCVCYPSPMTVSCQAHNFVTIPEGIPEDSERIFLQNNQITLLLRGHFSPSMVTLWIYSNNITFIDPNTFDGFVNLEELDLGDNRYLRALAADTFQGLVKLHALYLYKCGLSSLPSGIFGGLHNLQYLYLQDNHIEFLQDDIFVDLVNLSHLFLHGNKLWSLHQNTFRGLINLDRLLIHQNQLQWIHRRAFHDLRRLTTLFLFNNSLSELQGDCLAHLGALEFLRLNGNPWSCDCKARSLWEWLHRFRGSSSSVICESPEQMHGKDLKVLRAEDFRNCSGSESLHQIKTHTFSTADRGASKIHHPHHSSKEKGKERGAENSLHSSQPAAPPGSRPGYRKPGKNCTSHKSRNRTSKPVSLGPRKNGQEVPDYVPDYQHKFSFGAMPTLSPKRKGKCTRRTPIRPPSGVQQAAGCSGLRASLLVFMMVLAAVIR from the coding sequence GGGggtttgcagagctgctgctggtgctgctggggctgaagGTGCCCGGCACCCTGGGCTGCCCCACCGACTGCGTGTGCTACCCGTCGCCGATGACCGTCAGCTGCCAGGCTCACAACTTCGTCACCATCCCCGAGGGCATCCCTGAGGACAGCGAGAGGATCTTCCTCCAGAACAACCAGATCACCTTATTGCTGCGGGGCCACTTCAGCCCCTCCATGGTCACCCTCTGGATCTATTCCAACAACATCACCTTCATCGACCCCAACACCTTCGACGGGTTCGTCAACCTGGAagagctggacctgggggacaacCGCTACTTAAGGGCTTTAGCTGCAGACACTTTCCAAGGGCTGGTGAAACTCCACGCCTTGTACCTGTACAAGTGCGGGCTGAGCTCCCTCCCCAGCGGGATATTCGGTGGCCTCCACAACCTGCAATACCTTTACCTGCAAGACAACCACATCGAGTTTCTTCAGGATGATATTTTTGTTGACTTGGTTAACCTCAGCCATCTTTTTCTCCATGGAAACAAGCTCTGGAGCCTCCATCAGAACACGTTCAGGGGACTAATAAACCTGGATCGGCTGCTCATCCATCAAAATCAGCTGCAGTGGATTCACAGGCGGGCTTTTCACGACCTCCGAAGATTGACCACCCTTTTCCTGTTCAATAACAGCCTCTcggagctgcagggggactgccTGGCCCACCTGGGAGCCCTGGAGTTTCTCAGGCTGAACGGGAACCCGTGGAGCTGCGATTGCAAAGCCCGTTCGCTCTGGGAATGGCTGCACAGGTTCAGAGGCTCCAGCTCCAGCGTCATCTGCGAGTCCCCCGAGCAGATGCACGGCAAGGACCTCAAGGTGCTAAGAGCGGAAGACTTTAGGAACTGTTCGGGCTCCGAGTCGCTCCATCAGATTAAAACACATACTTTCTCCACAGCGGACAGAGGAGCCTCCAAAATCCACCACCCTCACCACTCCTccaaggagaaggggaaggaacgAGGGGCTGAGAACAGTTTGCACAGCAGccagcccgccgccccccccggctcCCGGCCGGGCTACCGCAAACCCGGCAAGAACTGTACCAGCCACAAAAGCCGTAACCGAACCTCTAAACCGGTATCCTTGGGGCCGCGGAAAAACGGGCAGGAGGTTCCAGACTATGTGCCTGATTATCAGCACAAATTCAGTTTCGGGGCGATGCCAACGCTCTCCCCCAAACGCAAGGGTAAGTGTACCCGGCGGACACCCATCCGCCCCCCCAGCGGGGTGCAGCAGGCAGCCGGCTGCTCGGGGCTCAGGGCATCGCTCCTGGTTTTTATGATGGTGTTAGCAGCCGTCATCCGCTGA